The following DNA comes from Rhodopseudomonas boonkerdii.
GCACCGCGGCGAGCTGCTCCGCAAAGGGCGCCCCTTTGGGGGACGTAACGAATTCATGGCCGACCTGCAGGTTCTCCAGCACGGTCATGTTGCGAAACACGTTGGCTTCCTGCGGCACGTAAGCGAGACCGCGCGCCGCCCGTGCGGGTGCATCCAGCGCGGAGACATCCGCGCCGCCGAGCTGCACCGCGCCGGACATCGGCCTGATCAGGCCGACCACCGTCTTCATCAATGTCGATTTGCCGGAGCCGTTCGGACCGACCACCACCAGCGTCTCGCCGGCCGCGACCTTTAGGCTGACGCCATGCAGGATCGACTGGCCGCCATAGCCGGCGACCACGTCGCGCAATTCTAGTCCGGCGGCGGGCACGATCATGCCTGCGCGCCCAGATAGGCTGATGCGACCTGCGTATCCGCAA
Coding sequences within:
- a CDS encoding ABC transporter ATP-binding protein — translated: MIVPAAGLELRDVVAGYGGQSILHGVSLKVAAGETLVVVGPNGSGKSTLMKTVVGLIRPMSGAVQLGGADVSALDAPARAARGLAYVPQEANVFRNMTVLENLQVGHEFVTSPKGAPFAEQLAAVLDLFPEIRTKLRTSAGHLSGGQRQMVAMAAALMPKPSVLALDEPSAGLSPRNAELLFEIIGRVAASGVTMLIVEQNTRLGLGAADHGVVLVGGHVRLAAPAAAVLADPEIHRLYLGGA